The Benincasa hispida cultivar B227 chromosome 11, ASM972705v1, whole genome shotgun sequence genome has a segment encoding these proteins:
- the LOC120091050 gene encoding IAA-amino acid hydrolase ILR1-like 3, with protein sequence MEQLLLLAFFFVFPFCTSSGLGTEPPLELSHLTRELLESARNPEFFDWLVRARRKLHENPELSFEEFETSQFIRTELESLGINFTWPFAKTGIVASVGSGAHPWFALRADMDALPIQEMVEWEHKSKNDGKMHACGHDAHVTMLLGAAKLLQQRRNELKGTVKLVFQPGEEGRAGAYHMLKEGALDKFQGIFGLHIIPELPVGTIGSRAGPFMAGSGRFVATIQGIGGHAAMPHNARDPVLAMSTAIISLQHIISRETDPLDSRVITVGFVKGGQAGNVIPKTVTFGGTFRSMTMEGLSYLKQRIQEVIEVQAAVHRCTASVDFMEEKSIFYPATVNDEALYSHAKKVGEHLLGGESNVHHLPKIMAAEDFSFYSQQMPAAFFMIGVKNETMKSGIPLHSPYIVLDERVLPVGAALHAAVAISYLNEQSVHSN encoded by the exons ATGGAACAATTACTTCTATTGGCGTTCTTTTTCGTATTCCCGTTCTGTACATCATCGGGCCTCGGAACTGAGCCGCCATTGGAGTTGAGTCATCTAACTCGGGAGCTTCTGGAATCGGCAAGAAACCCCGAGTTCTTCGACTGGTTGGTTAGGGCTCGAAGGAAATTGCACGAGAATCCGGAGCTGTCCTTCGAGGAATTCGAAACCAGCCAATTCATTCGAACAGAGCTGGAGTCGCTTGGGATTAATTTCACTTGGCCCTTCGCTAAGACGGGGATTGTGGCGTCCGTCGGATCAGGTGCGCACCCATGGTTCGCTCTTAGGGCTGATATGGATGCTCTTCCTATTCAG GAAATGGTTGAGTGGGAGCATAAGAGTAAGAACGATGGCAAAATGCACGCTTGTGGCCATGATGCTCATGTCACAATGCTTCTTGGAGCTGCTAAGTTGCTTCAGCAGAGAAGAAATGAGCTAAAG GGCACAGTGAAGCTTGTTTTCCAACCTGGGGAAGAGGGACGTGCTGGGGCTTACCATATGTTAAAAGAGGGTGCTCTGGACAAGTTTCAAGGCATATTTGGGTTACATATTATTCCAGAATTGCCTGTAGGGACAATTGGTTCAAGGGCTGGCCCATTTATGGCTGGTAGTGGTAGGTTTGTGGCTACAATTCAAGGAATTGGTGGTCATGCTGCAATGCCTCATAATGCAAGAGATCCAGTTCTTGCCATGTCAACTGCTATCATCTCTCTTCAACACATAATTTCTCGAGAAACTGATCCTCTTGATTCCAGG GTGATCACTGTTGGGTTTGTCAAGGGTGGACAAGCAGGAAATGTTATCCCGAAAACCGTTACATTTGGAGGTACTTTCCGAAGCATGACTATGGAAGGTCTTTCCTACCTCAAGCAAAGAATTCAAGAG GTCATAGAGGTTCAAGCAGCTGTGCATCGGTGTACTGCCTCGGTAGACTTTATGGAAGAAAAGTCGATATTCTACCCAGCTACTGTCAATGACGAAGCATTGTACAGCCACGCAAAGAAGGTAGGAGAACATTTGCTAGGAGGAGAATCAAATGTGCATCATCTTCCAAAGATCATGGCAGCGGAGGACTTCAGCTTCTACTCGCAGCAGATGCCTGCTGCATTTTTCATGATCGGAGTGAAGAATGAAACTATGAAATCTGGAATACCGTTGCACTCGCCATATATTGTCCTAGATGAGCGAGTTCTTCCAGTTGGAGCTGCTCTTCATGCTGCAGTTGCAATTTCTTACTTGAATGAACAATCTGTGCACAGTAATTAA